The following proteins come from a genomic window of Sorghum bicolor cultivar BTx623 chromosome 3, Sorghum_bicolor_NCBIv3, whole genome shotgun sequence:
- the LOC8082365 gene encoding pentatricopeptide repeat-containing protein At1g09900, whose amino-acid sequence MAALLQSSFPFPHSYFPNPKPQHLAAPAAATTRPESPNAPNPASAHLRRLIAREDLAGAVRLVERSGSCDGEAPDVYLCTKLIRNLCRRGRTSDAARVLRAAEGSGSPVDVFAYNTLVAGYCRYGHLDAARRLIGSMPVAPDAYTYTPLIRVLCDRGRVADALSLLDDMLRRGCQPNVVTYTVLLEAMCRNSGFEQAMAVLDEMRAKGCTPNIVTYNVIINGMCREGRVDDARELLNRLPSYGFQPDTVSYTTLLKGLCASKRWDDVEELFAEMMEKNCMPNEVTFDMLIRFFCRGGMVERAIQVLEQMTEHGCATNTTLCNIVINSICKQGRVDDAFKLLNDMGSYGCNPDTISYTTVLKGLCRAERWDDAKELLNEMVRNNCPPNEVTFNTFICILCQKGLIEQAIMLIEQMSEHGCTVGVVTYNALVNGFCVQGHIDSALELFRSMPCKPNTITYTTLLTGLCNAERLDGAAELVAEMLRGDCPPNVVTFNVLVSFFCQKGFLEEAIELVEQMMEHGCTPNLITYNTLLDGITKDCSSEDALELLHGLVSKGVSPDVITFSSIIGILSKEDRIEEAVQLFHVVQDIGMRPKAVVYNKILLGLCKRCEIDNAIDFFAYMVSNGCMPNESTYIILIEGLAHEGLLKEAQDLLSVLCSRGVLNKNLTEE is encoded by the coding sequence ATGGCCGCGCTCCTCCAGTCGTCTTTCCCATTCCCTCACTCCTACTTCCCCAACCCCAAGCCCCAACACCTCGCCGCCCCCGCCGCTGCCACTACGAGGCCCGAGTCGCCCAACGCCCCCAACCCCGCCAGCGCCCACCTCCGCCGCCTCATTGCCCGCGAGGACCTCGCCGGTGCCGTGCGCCTCGTCGAGCGCTCCGGCTCCTGCGACGGGGAGGCCCCCGACGTCTACCTCTGCACCAAGCTCATCCGCAACCTCTGCCGCCGGGGTCGCACCTCCGATGCCGCCCGCGTGCTCCGCGCCGCCGAGGGCTCCGGGTCCCCCGTCGATGTCTTCGCCTACAACACCCTCGTCGCGGGGTATTGCCGCTACGGCCATCTCGACGCCGCGCGCAGGCTCATCGGCTCCATGCCCGTCGCACCAGACGCCTACACGTACACGCCACTGATCCGCGTGCTCTGCGACCGCGGCAGGGTCGCCGACGCGCTCAGCTTGCTCGACGATATGCTCCGCCGCGGGTGCCAACCCAACGTCGTCACCTACACCGTGCTCCTGGAGGCCATGTGCAGGAACAGTGGGTTCGAGCAAGCCATGGCAGTCCTTGACGAGATGCGTGCGAAGGGATGCACACCCAACATTGTCACCTacaatgtcatcatcaatggCATGTGCAGGGAAGGCCGTGTTGATGACGCAAGGGAGCTCTTGAACAGGTTGCCCTCTTATGGATTCCAGCCCGACACTGTCAGCTATACCACCCTCCTGAAGGGCTTGTGCGCTTCTAAGCGGTGGGATGATGTTGaggagctctttgccgagaTGATGGAGAAGAACTGCATGCCAAACGAGGTGACATTTGACATGCTAATCAGATTCTTTTGTCGAGGAGGTATGGTGGAGCGAGCTATTCAAGTTCTTGAGCAAATGACGGAGCACGGGTGCGCCACCAACACTACCTTGTGCAATATTGTCATAAACTCAATTTGCAAACAAGGCCGGGTTGACGATGCCTTTAAGTTATTAAACGACATGGGTTCCTATGGGTGCAATCCAGATACCATTAGCTATACCACGGTCCTAAAGGGCTTGTGTCGTGCCGAACGATGGGATGATGCCAAGGAACTTTTGAACGAGATGGTCCGGAATAATTGCCCCCCCAACGAGGTAACATTCAATACATTTATCTGCATCTTGTGCCAAAAGGGGTTGATCGAGCAAGCTATTATGCTTATTGAGCAAATGTCCGAGCACGGCTGTACAGTGGGTGTTGTCACATACAATGCTCTTGTCAATGGATTCTGTGTGCAAGGCCATATTGACAGTGCCCTAGAACTGTTTCGCAGCATGCCCTGCAAACCCAATACCATCACATACACTACTTTGCTGACAGGCTTGTGCAACGCTGAACGGTTAGATGGTGCTGCAGAGCTTGTAGCTGAAATGCTTCGTGGGGATTGCCCTCCAAACGTAGTGACTTTCAATGTACTTGTGAGTTTCTTCTGCCAAAAAGGATTTCTTGAGGAAGCAATTGAACTTGTTGAGCAAATGATGGAACATGGTTGCACCCCTAACCTGATCACATATAATACATTACTTGATGGGATTACCAAGGATTGCAGTTCAGAAGACGCCCTGGAGTTGTTGCATGGCTTGGTCAGCAAGGGAGTATCGCCAGATGTCATTACATTTTCTTCAATCATTGGTATCCTCTCAAAAGAAGATAGAATTGAAGAGGCCGTTCAATTGTTTCACGTAGTGCAAGATATTGGAATGAGACCCAAAGCTGTGGTGTATAACAAGATACTACTTGGGCTCTGTAAAAGATGTGAAATAGATAATGCTATCGACTTTTTTGCCTATATGGTATCCAACGGATGCATGCCCAATGAATCAACATACATTATTCTTATTGAAGGCCTTGCTCATGAGGGTTTGTTGAAGGAGGCCCAAGATCTACTGAGCGTGCTGTGTTCAAGAGGAGTTCTAAACAAGAACTTAACAGAAGAGTAA